The following DNA comes from Candidatus Dependentiae bacterium.
TAATAAATTCAGCTTTTTGCACACGTTGCAAATCAAAATCTGCGTGTTGAAACGTCAAACCCGCACAGAACACATTATCATCAATTAGTGGCATCGGCGCATGCTGATAGGGGCAATCCCACGTAAGTGAAGAAGCAATTAATAATGTATTATAACCCTTGCTCAATAAAATTGGCACCGCAAGCCCAATCCATCCAAGCCCTTCTACTGCATCAAGTCGCCAGCAAGTAATGTCTGGTGAAAGTTTATGCAAATAACCACGCCGTAAAAAATTGCGATAATTTGAACGAACAACACTAACCTCATGCCCATATAACTGAGCAAAATCTTCAATACGTTTGTACACCGCATTCCATTGCTGATCATCATCAAGCGGCATATCACTGTGGCCACGCGCAGTAACCAATAGCTGTTTTTTTTCAAGACGACGCAATGACATGCAGGTTGAATCAAGACCACCACTAAACATTAACGCAATGCTTTCATTATTTTTTTTATGCATGACAAACATATCAGCATTATTAACCAACTTTTTGGGAATAAGCTCTCCACACCATTGTGTATTTGGATACAAATGCTCAAATACTTCTTTTACCACTTTAAGTGACTTATAGAGTAGATAGTCCATCGAATCTATATAGTAATACTTACCAGAAATCCACACCAGTGAAATAACCTGCATAATAAATGGCATAATAAGTAATGATTCATCTAACCCTTTGAGATTAATATCGTTATTATATTCTGCAAAAAAATCATCTCTCAGATATGCTTTTTTAAACTCTGAATTTACTACTATGTCAATACGATGATCTGTGACACGAATTTGTTTAATCAGATCTTGATCTTGAGCAAAAATATATATATTCAACAGTCCTATATATAGTAGGACATACCTTTTTATATTCATATAACTCTTTCAACAAAATTTTTTATACACAACGAGAATACTCCGTTTCTTTATACAATTTACGCCAGTTTACCTTAATTTTAGTTTTTGATTTTTGTTTTGCTATTGGCTCAAAATTAATATCTAAAAGCCATTTTAGATCAGAAAGTTCTTCTTTGTGGCTAGAGAATCGACTCTCTAAGTTTTTCTGTATTTGCTGACAAAACCATACCGATGTATAATTTTTTTTTCCTTTTAATATGAGATCATACACAAAATTCTTTTTAATTCGAGCTACTGCATATGTACGATCAATATTAAAGCCAAATGATACTAAATCACCCCCTGAGACAAGAATCTCAGCCATTGTTCTCATGCATTTTTCGCACAAACAACAATTTGTATAATCAAATCCCGGACAAATACGAAGAATCGGCAATGAAATATCATTAACTTTACATTGCTTCTGGATATCATCACATTTTTGAGTACGAGTTTTATCAAATCCGTAATGGCGAAGCTTAATACCCGCAAAACAAATAGCATCATCAACAACTGGACAGGTGCCATAAAGATAAGGATAGTCCCACGTTACTGCAGATGATACAAATAGTATAGAATAGCCGTGTGTTACAACTATCGGTGCGGCCAACCCTGCCCAACATGGCCCTAGAATTGCATACATCCACCACCGTTTAATTTCTGGTGTTAAATTATCAAGTACAGTATAGTTCAAAAAAGTGTGATGGTTTGAGCGAAAGAATGTATGTGTCTGATTTCTTTGAGACGCAAATGATTGGAATAATTGTTTTGCGCGCTGCCATCGCTCTAGTTGATACCACTTTAAATCTGGTTGCCCCCATGCGGTAATCAACAACTGCTTCCCCGCTTCATGCATCAAGGAAGTATGAACTGAATCAAGTCCACCGCTAAACATGATCGCAATATGATCTTTGTTCTGTTCAATTTTTTTATTCTCAGGCCTATTGATTACTACGTTTTTTGCAATCAACTTACCATTCCACGTTGTACGCGGAAACAAGACTTTATATAGATTGTTAAGATTTTGTAGCGAACGGTATGTATCCGCATCAATTGTATCTATATAATACGTATCACCTGATATGCAAATAGTTGAAAACACATTCATAATGAAGGGCAATATTAACAAGGAACGATCAAGCTTAGTAAGATCAATATCATCTTGATATTCAACAAAAAAATCGTCATTTAAATATTTTTTTTTAAAATGTTTGTTAACAAAAACATCAAGACGATGCTCTGTTATGACCATTGATTCAATTAGATTTCCTCTATCTATCGCATACATCGAAAAAAAGAAAGAATAAAACAAGATCAAGGTAAAAACATAGACAAAGAAAGTTCTTAAATTCACATCTTTCCTTTTTTTATACTTATACAGACCTATCATATTATAATTTGTTTGAATAGCTGCTCAAAGGAGTATATATCATGAAATATACACACTATGTCCCCATGTTCCTTCTTTTTTTCTCATTCGCTTTACAATCAAAAAGTGCCATAACTTACACAACAGTACGGGGCAGAACTGGTGATCATATTATTAAATATGCAAAGGCAAAATGGGTTGCACATAAATATGCCATTGACTTTTTGTATAAACCATTCCCGTATTCAGAGCAGTTAAATCTTCATGACATTGAAAAACAATATATGCCTGAAAACGAAACCACATAGTATACTTACATCGTGCAAGTGAAGAGGATATAATAGACCTCGAATCAACACTTTATGTAATTGATATACATTTTAAAATTAAAGAGTGGCAACGTATAACACGACCACAAATAAACGATAAAATATTTTTAGATACATTGCGATGTCTAATTAAACCTAAAAAAAAACTCAATCTTCCTCAAATACCTAATAGTACAATCTCAGTTGCAGTTCATGTTCGTAAAGGTGGTGGATATGACGCACCATTATTTTCAAAGACAGTACAATACGCGGACCAGCGTTGGCCACTTAAATTTCCACCAGATGATTATTACATAGAGCAAATAAAGAAGATAGCTCATCAATATAAACATCATTATTTATACTGTTATATTTTTACTGATGATCAACAGCCTATAGCCATTATGGAAAGATACAAAAAAAAACTGAATAATCCTCGTATTCATTTTGATTGTAGAAAGGGAACTAACAGTCACAAGCTCAATGTACTTGAAGATTTGTTCAATATGACACGTTTTGACTGTTTGATTCGCCCCTCTTCCTCATATTCAACTATCGCACAACTACTCAATAATTTTATCATTGTAATTCATCCAATGCATTACGTCTGGAGTGGTGAAAAATTGATTATTGACCATGTTGAAGTACTATTGAATACAAAAAAGCAATAAGCTTTTTGTTTTCTTTATGCTTTTCATAGTCAGATAAAACTTTTTGATAACCAGCATACGCCATCCGGTCCCATAATTCTGGATGTGCAATAAGATACCCTAGACGATCAGTAAGCGCATCAACATTTTTTTCCGGAACTAAATAGCCTGAAACATCATCTTGCACCAATTCTGAAATTCCAGCATGATAAGTGGCAACTACCGGTAATCCCGTCGCAAAAGCTTCTTTTATACTGTTGGGTGTTGCTTCCTCACCGCCGCCCTCAGTTGTTATTGACGGCAAAACAAAAATATGTGATGCATCAAGAAACTGTACAACCCTATCGTACGGTTGGTAACCAACCAATATAATACGATCATGCATACCGAGATCATCAATCAACTTTTGTAATTTGGATTGCATATTTCCATGCCCCACAATTGTATACGACAATTTGCTGTTTTCCCTCATCAATCGGGCAACAGCTCTAATTGCATATTCTAACCCCTTCTTTTTTACCAAACGTGCAACGGTGATAAGCCCAACCGAACCATCCAGATTAGGAACGTGTTCTTTGAACGTAAATAACTTTGTATCAATAGTAGCATGTAACACGGCAATCTTGTTTGGTGGACATCCATGTTTTATCAATCGTTGCGCAAAATGATCACATGCAGGTAAAAATAATGACACTTTATCAAACAACTCGTCATAGCAGTGTGGATTTTTTCTAAATACAGAGCTCGCATCTGACCCGTGCAAACCAACAACAAGTTCTCCCTTCACGCCCCGTTTTTTTAGATCCATTGCAACAGGCGTAAGCTCTCCTAATGACGCATAGATAATATCAAAATTATTACACTCTTTTGGCAATACCGTATAAAACAACTTAGAACTCCAGTCATATTGATCCAAATCATGTTTCTTTTTCGTTCCTTGACGTAATGAAAGAATAGTAACATCATGACCGTAATCTTTCAGTACACTTATTTGATTAATAAAAAATGTTTGTATTACCATCGGAAAACACTGTACAAGAAATAATATCTTTAAGGGAACCATTACCACTCCATATCTTTTTCATAACCGAGATCAATTAACAGCTGCCCAGCAACTTCTTTAAACACTTTTTTATGCTCATCAGTAAAATACCTCTTCCATTGCCCAATGACTCCTTTGCGAAAGGTACCAGTACCACCAAAAAGTTGTTTTTTGACATGTTCAAGTTGTTCCCGAGATAGCTTCAATCCAATATGCTTTGCAATTTGCTGTATTGTTCTATCTTGCGCTTGTTGATTTCCACCACCATCGGGCCCAATTAAATCTTCAAAACGAATAGAAAGCATTCCTGGTACATTCATCCAAGCAAGATAGTTTTTATACAATCCCACAATACCGAATCCTGGAGGATCATTTGTCATAGCTTTGCTCGTAGTCATTAAATCAAAAATAAGCTCATTCATTGTCATATCATTTGCTTGTGGCCACACATTTTTTCGCATGCGAGTATAAAAAATAAATGATATAAGTTGGTCTCGTGGATCGCGGTAGATAAAAAACTTTGCGCAATCAGCCGCTGCTAACAATTGCGCGCGCTCTGGCGTATACACAAGATGACTCACCCAATAACCATCAAATGCCAATTTTGTGAGTAATTTAATATCTTCAGGCGATGCATGGTAATGCGCATAAGGCTTTAATCTACCGGGCACAAACATATAAATATTACGACCTGTTAGCAACTTTAAGCATTTTGAAAGCAAATGTGTACCACACTTGGGAATAGAAATTTGCATAATATTGGTAAACTCAATTGTACTACGATCAATAATAGGCATCTGAGTAATTGTATATTTTGCATCAATAGTAAAAACAATAGCACACATCATAAACACATACGTAAGATTATTTTTTTTTGTACGAAAGAAAAAATTAGCAACACAGTTTATACAAAATTTGTTCAAGTACATCATTAACACGCTCCTTATCAAATTCCTCAACCACTCTTTGTCTACCGGCAGCTCCCATAACTGGCCAACATTCAGGATGTTCAACTAGGTATAACATATATTCTGCAAGCGCCTGACTGTCTTTCTCTTTCGTCAGCAAACCCGACACACCATGCTGCACTAACTCAGGAATACCGCTATGATATGTACTAAT
Coding sequences within:
- a CDS encoding glycosyltransferase translates to MVPLKILFLVQCFPMVIQTFFINQISVLKDYGHDVTILSLRQGTKKKHDLDQYDWSSKLFYTVLPKECNNFDIIYASLGELTPVAMDLKKRGVKGELVVGLHGSDASSVFRKNPHCYDELFDKVSLFLPACDHFAQRLIKHGCPPNKIAVLHATIDTKLFTFKEHVPNLDGSVGLITVARLVKKKGLEYAIRAVARLMRENSKLSYTIVGHGNMQSKLQKLIDDLGMHDRIILVGYQPYDRVVQFLDASHIFVLPSITTEGGGEEATPNSIKEAFATGLPVVATYHAGISELVQDDVSGYLVPEKNVDALTDRLGYLIAHPELWDRMAYAGYQKVLSDYEKHKENKKLIAFLYSIVLQHGQ
- a CDS encoding sulfotransferase domain-containing protein — translated: MMYLNKFCINCVANFFFRTKKNNLTYVFMMCAIVFTIDAKYTITQMPIIDRSTIEFTNIMQISIPKCGTHLLSKCLKLLTGRNIYMFVPGRLKPYAHYHASPEDIKLLTKLAFDGYWVSHLVYTPERAQLLAAADCAKFFIYRDPRDQLISFIFYTRMRKNVWPQANDMTMNELIFDLMTTSKAMTNDPPGFGIVGLYKNYLAWMNVPGMLSIRFEDLIGPDGGGNQQAQDRTIQQIAKHIGLKLSREQLEHVKKQLFGGTGTFRKGVIGQWKRYFTDEHKKVFKEVAGQLLIDLGYEKDMEW